Proteins encoded in a region of the Mucilaginibacter sabulilitoris genome:
- a CDS encoding sensor histidine kinase → MSKIARDITAQKQEEQRKNDFIGMVSHELKTPLTSLTAIIQMAQRKLLQHEEPFLSEAMEKANFQARRMAAMINGFLNLSRLEAGKLLIEKQTFDLDRLLRDILEETRLTVTSHVFSLEECDHITVHADRDKISSVISNLISNAVKYSSKSRLIDIRCKLQNKVVIVSVKDEGMGIQSEDLAHIFDRYYRVETSRTRHISGFGIGLYLSAEIIKRHGGEIWAESELDKGTIFYFSLPIK, encoded by the coding sequence TTGTCGAAGATCGCGCGGGATATCACCGCTCAAAAACAGGAAGAACAACGTAAAAATGACTTTATCGGTATGGTGAGCCATGAACTCAAAACACCGCTGACCTCGCTGACTGCCATTATCCAGATGGCGCAAAGAAAACTTTTGCAGCACGAAGAGCCGTTCCTTTCCGAGGCCATGGAAAAGGCGAACTTTCAGGCCCGGCGGATGGCCGCTATGATCAACGGTTTTCTTAATCTATCGCGGCTCGAAGCGGGTAAATTATTAATTGAGAAACAAACATTTGACCTGGACCGATTACTGCGGGACATATTGGAGGAGACCCGGTTAACAGTGACCAGTCATGTTTTCAGTCTGGAAGAATGCGACCATATTACCGTTCACGCTGATCGGGACAAAATCAGCTCTGTCATTTCCAACCTCATCAGCAATGCGGTAAAATATTCGTCAAAAAGTCGTTTGATCGATATCCGTTGCAAACTCCAGAATAAAGTGGTGATCGTAAGTGTAAAAGACGAGGGCATGGGTATTCAGTCGGAAGATCTCGCGCACATCTTTGACAGGTATTACCGGGTTGAAACCAGCCGTACCCGTCATATTTCAGGTTTCGGTATCGGCCTTTACCTGAGCGCTGAGATCATCAAAAGACACGGAGGTGAAATCTGGGCGGAAAGCGAGTTAGACAAAGGCACTATTTTTTATTTCTCACTACCTATTAAATAG
- a CDS encoding SDR family NAD(P)-dependent oxidoreductase, translating to MSKLANKVAVVTGASKGIGAAIAKHFAAAGAKVVVNYATSKEGADKVVKEITDNGGTAIAVQADVSNEGDVTRLFEETDRAFGGLDILVNNAVAQGYGAIKQIAVDAFHQSFYVNVLGPILTIQAALKLFGDQGGNIINISSGASKMPLPGASLYSATKAALDAFTIALSKELGAQNVRINSILPGATETEGAIAAGVTAGSAYEKMFIANTPLGRRGQPEDIAKAAVFLASDDAAWITGEQISVSGGMYGF from the coding sequence ATGAGCAAATTAGCAAACAAAGTAGCGGTCGTGACCGGTGCTTCCAAAGGAATAGGTGCAGCGATAGCCAAACACTTCGCGGCAGCCGGCGCAAAGGTAGTGGTGAACTATGCCACTAGTAAAGAAGGTGCAGACAAAGTAGTTAAGGAGATCACAGATAACGGCGGCACGGCCATCGCAGTCCAGGCGGATGTATCCAACGAAGGCGATGTGACCCGGCTGTTTGAAGAAACCGATCGGGCTTTCGGAGGCCTGGATATTTTAGTCAACAACGCGGTCGCTCAAGGTTATGGAGCTATTAAACAAATAGCTGTAGATGCTTTTCATCAAAGCTTCTATGTCAATGTGCTGGGTCCTATCCTGACGATCCAGGCAGCTTTGAAACTATTTGGTGATCAGGGGGGCAATATCATCAATATCAGTTCGGGTGCCAGCAAAATGCCGCTACCGGGAGCATCCTTGTATTCAGCGACCAAAGCGGCCTTAGATGCCTTCACCATTGCCTTGTCAAAAGAACTGGGTGCGCAAAACGTTCGCATTAATTCGATTTTACCGGGCGCTACTGAAACGGAAGGAGCTATCGCAGCGGGGGTAACTGCCGGCAGTGCGTACGAAAAAATGTTTATTGCCAATACACCGCTGGGCCGCCGGGGCCAGCCCGAAGACATCGCGAAAGCTGCCGTCTTCCTGGCTTCCGATGATGCCGCCTGGATCACGGGAGAGCAGATTTCCGTTTCGGGGGGTATGTATGGATTTTAA
- a CDS encoding PAS domain-containing protein, whose product MRIIRERSYKYNEELAAINEELAATNEEYLAANEELGAANEELATTNEELLEAEENIRRSEKLFRSIALNIPGSLIIVIDRNHRYVTIEGDIMEKMGYDRHRYEGKHPAEISPERYEASKSLYDRVLAGEKFSVERKAETSEYYLIHFVPLKNDDDLVESALIIALDINEIKQAEEKSAKLAAIVETTDDAIISKTTESVVTSWNAAAEWMFGYIAEEMIGQTIYKIIPEDREDEEPRILARLRTGKRVDHFETKRLTKDGQLLDVYLTISRLWTSRNRSSVCRRSRGISPLKNRKNNVKMTLSVW is encoded by the coding sequence ATGAGGATCATAAGGGAGCGTTCATACAAATACAACGAGGAGCTGGCTGCTATCAATGAAGAATTGGCCGCTACGAACGAAGAATACCTAGCCGCCAATGAAGAACTAGGCGCTGCCAACGAAGAACTGGCCACGACCAATGAGGAATTACTGGAGGCCGAGGAAAATATACGACGGAGCGAAAAGCTTTTTCGCTCTATCGCTTTGAACATTCCCGGGTCGCTCATCATCGTGATTGACCGGAACCACCGCTATGTGACTATTGAAGGCGATATTATGGAAAAGATGGGTTATGATCGCCACCGTTACGAAGGTAAACATCCGGCAGAGATTTCACCAGAACGCTATGAAGCCTCCAAATCTTTATATGATAGGGTTTTGGCCGGCGAAAAGTTTTCGGTGGAACGGAAGGCCGAAACCAGTGAGTACTATCTGATCCATTTCGTGCCGCTTAAAAACGACGATGATCTGGTAGAATCAGCGCTCATCATTGCCCTGGATATTAACGAGATCAAACAAGCGGAAGAAAAAAGTGCGAAACTCGCAGCCATCGTGGAAACTACGGATGATGCCATCATCAGCAAAACAACGGAAAGCGTGGTCACCAGCTGGAACGCCGCGGCCGAATGGATGTTTGGCTATATAGCGGAAGAAATGATCGGGCAAACTATTTACAAGATCATTCCGGAAGACCGGGAGGATGAGGAACCGCGCATTCTGGCGCGTTTAAGGACCGGCAAACGGGTCGATCACTTTGAGACCAAAAGACTGACCAAAGACGGACAGCTATTGGACGTCTATCTCACGATCTCCCGGTTATGGACAAGCAGGAACAGATCATCGGTTTGTCGAAGATCGCGCGGGATATCACCGCTCAAAAACAGGAAGAACAACGTAAAAATGACTTTATCGGTATGGTGA